One segment of Niabella beijingensis DNA contains the following:
- a CDS encoding DUF4488 domain-containing protein has product MKKRFFLIPGMALLLMALAPQPQNPLLGIWELQMEGASTGLLKQFNADGTTINIGLGDEGFGISLEGTYELRPSGRYVEKTIRSSFGEQNGTQKLVQYRLAGDSLLHLSYKVEGKSFTEEYKKLKLIGGQ; this is encoded by the coding sequence ATGAAAAAGCGCTTTTTTTTGATCCCCGGAATGGCACTCCTGTTAATGGCGCTGGCACCGCAACCTCAAAACCCGTTACTGGGCATCTGGGAGCTTCAGATGGAGGGGGCATCTACAGGACTGCTGAAGCAGTTTAATGCGGATGGCACCACAATAAACATTGGTCTCGGGGATGAGGGCTTTGGAATCTCGCTGGAGGGGACCTATGAACTGCGTCCATCCGGAAGGTATGTGGAAAAGACGATCCGCTCTTCTTTCGGCGAACAGAATGGTACGCAAAAGCTGGTACAATACCGGCTTGCCGGCGACAGCCTCCTGCATCTTTCGTATAAGGTTGAGGGGAAGTCCTTCACCGAGGAATATAAAAAACTGAAGCTGATTGGCGGTCAGTGA
- the leuS gene encoding leucine--tRNA ligase, with amino-acid sequence MKHKNPFQTLRKGPDQYSIMEYNFNGIEKKWQRYWAENSTYTVSNKSDKPKYYVLDMFPYPSGAGLHVGHPLGYIASDIYARYKRLKGFNVLHPMGYDAFGLPAEQYAIENGIHPAVSTEKNITTFRNQLDNIGFCFDWSREVRTSDPGYYKWTQWIFLQLFESWFNRKTQKAEGIRQLVELFQQEGNRNHPVPNEKFQIPGLGSQRFTAEEWNAFDETTQQALLMEYRLAYCGYGEVNWCEALGTVLANDEVVNGVSERGGYPVIKKKLRQWYLRITEYADRLLEGLQQVDFSEAMKEMQSNWIGKSSGAEIDFDIKSQISDLKSQIRVYTTRPDTIFGVDFMVIAPELDLVDQIKTPGQAAAVDEYIAYVKSRSERERMAEKKITGVFTGAYAINPFDGREIPIWISEYVLAGYGTGAIMAVPCGDERDFKFAGHFNIPVTNIIGAHFNGEEANPTKDAILENSGFLNGVPMREAMETVIKAIQEKGIGTRKVNYKMRDAAFSRQRYWGEPFPIQWKKGTAYPLDAAALPLELPQVDSYKPGPEGEGPLANIPEWVARELETNTMPGYAGSSWYFLRYMDPKNDQEFAGRQATDYWNQVDLYIGGTEHAVGHLLYSRMWTKALYDLGYIGFDEPFKRLVNQGMIQGSSRFVYRINGTNEFVSHGLIAADETYNGQVLDKIHVDVNFVDGVELDLEAFKKWKNNEFAAATFILENGKYLCGTETEKMSKTKFNTVNPDDLVVKYGADTFRMYEMFLGPVEMSKPWDTKGIEGVHRFLKKLWRLFYKEQADGSFAAVWTDEAPTAAELKALHKSIKKIEDDNERFSFNTGVSAFMILVNELTDLKCHKKQVLEPMLIMLSSYAPHVAEELWQALGNRSSILDAAFPVFEEKYIRESDKEYPISINGKMRTTMILSLEASQQEVEQLVLGNETVQKWVEGKTPKKIIYVKNKMVNIVI; translated from the coding sequence ATGAAGCACAAAAATCCTTTTCAAACGCTAAGGAAGGGACCGGATCAATACAGCATTATGGAGTATAATTTTAACGGAATAGAGAAAAAATGGCAGCGCTACTGGGCTGAGAACAGCACCTACACGGTTTCCAATAAAAGTGATAAACCCAAATATTATGTACTGGATATGTTCCCTTATCCCAGCGGGGCAGGGTTACATGTGGGACACCCCCTGGGCTATATTGCCAGCGATATTTATGCACGGTACAAACGGTTGAAAGGATTTAATGTGCTGCACCCTATGGGATATGACGCCTTTGGCCTTCCGGCCGAACAATATGCCATTGAAAACGGCATTCATCCGGCTGTCTCAACCGAAAAAAATATTACTACTTTCAGAAACCAACTGGATAATATCGGTTTTTGCTTCGACTGGAGCCGGGAGGTGCGCACCAGCGACCCGGGGTATTATAAATGGACCCAATGGATCTTCCTGCAATTGTTTGAAAGCTGGTTCAACCGTAAAACACAGAAAGCAGAAGGCATCCGGCAGCTTGTTGAACTTTTTCAGCAGGAAGGAAACAGGAATCACCCGGTTCCCAACGAAAAATTTCAAATCCCGGGTCTCGGTTCTCAACGGTTCACCGCAGAAGAATGGAATGCGTTTGATGAAACCACCCAACAGGCCTTATTGATGGAATACCGCCTGGCCTACTGCGGTTACGGGGAAGTGAACTGGTGTGAAGCCCTGGGCACCGTTCTGGCAAATGATGAAGTGGTGAATGGTGTAAGTGAACGCGGAGGCTATCCTGTAATAAAAAAGAAACTGCGCCAGTGGTACCTGCGCATTACGGAATATGCGGATCGCCTGCTGGAAGGCCTACAGCAGGTCGACTTCAGCGAAGCAATGAAAGAAATGCAAAGCAACTGGATCGGGAAGTCCAGCGGCGCAGAAATTGATTTTGACATCAAATCCCAGATCTCAGATCTCAAATCTCAAATAAGAGTATACACCACCCGCCCGGATACCATATTTGGTGTGGATTTTATGGTGATCGCGCCGGAGCTGGACCTGGTGGACCAGATAAAAACACCCGGACAGGCCGCGGCGGTAGACGAATACATTGCTTATGTAAAAAGCAGGAGTGAACGGGAACGGATGGCGGAAAAAAAGATCACGGGCGTATTTACAGGCGCTTATGCCATCAATCCCTTCGATGGCCGCGAGATCCCCATCTGGATCAGCGAGTACGTACTGGCCGGCTATGGCACCGGAGCCATCATGGCTGTCCCCTGCGGCGATGAGCGTGATTTTAAGTTCGCCGGGCATTTCAATATCCCTGTCACCAACATCATCGGTGCGCATTTTAATGGCGAAGAAGCAAATCCTACCAAAGATGCCATACTGGAAAACTCCGGTTTTTTGAATGGCGTTCCCATGCGGGAAGCCATGGAAACGGTGATCAAAGCGATCCAAGAAAAAGGGATCGGTACCCGCAAAGTAAATTATAAAATGCGCGATGCTGCTTTCAGTCGCCAGCGTTACTGGGGTGAGCCCTTTCCGATCCAATGGAAAAAAGGTACCGCTTACCCGCTGGACGCAGCTGCATTACCGCTGGAACTGCCACAGGTGGACAGCTACAAACCCGGGCCGGAAGGAGAGGGCCCCCTGGCCAATATCCCCGAATGGGTGGCCCGTGAGCTGGAGACCAATACCATGCCCGGTTATGCCGGATCCAGCTGGTACTTCCTCCGTTACATGGATCCCAAAAACGATCAGGAATTCGCCGGCAGGCAGGCCACCGATTACTGGAACCAGGTAGACCTTTATATCGGCGGTACCGAACATGCTGTGGGGCACCTGCTGTACAGCCGTATGTGGACAAAAGCCCTGTATGATCTCGGGTACATCGGTTTTGACGAACCATTTAAACGCCTGGTGAACCAGGGTATGATCCAGGGAAGCAGCCGCTTTGTATACCGGATCAATGGTACCAATGAGTTTGTCTCGCACGGACTGATTGCCGCTGATGAGACCTATAACGGCCAGGTACTGGATAAGATCCATGTAGACGTGAATTTTGTGGATGGGGTGGAGCTGGATCTTGAGGCTTTTAAGAAATGGAAAAATAATGAGTTTGCAGCCGCAACATTTATCCTGGAAAATGGGAAATACCTCTGCGGCACCGAGACCGAAAAAATGTCCAAAACCAAGTTCAATACCGTGAACCCGGATGACCTGGTGGTAAAATACGGGGCCGATACCTTCCGTATGTACGAAATGTTCCTGGGGCCGGTGGAAATGAGCAAACCCTGGGATACCAAAGGCATTGAAGGGGTGCACCGTTTTCTTAAAAAATTATGGCGGCTTTTCTATAAAGAGCAGGCCGACGGCAGCTTTGCCGCTGTTTGGACAGATGAAGCACCCACCGCCGCCGAACTGAAAGCATTGCACAAAAGCATAAAGAAAATAGAGGACGACAATGAACGTTTTAGTTTTAATACCGGTGTAAGCGCCTTTATGATCCTCGTGAACGAGCTGACAGACCTGAAATGCCATAAAAAACAGGTACTGGAACCCATGCTGATCATGCTTTCCTCTTATGCGCCGCATGTTGCAGAAGAGCTGTGGCAGGCACTGGGCAACCGTTCCAGCATCCTGGACGCCGCCTTTCCCGTATTTGAAGAAAAATACATCCGGGAATCCGATAAGGAATATCCCATTTCCATCAACGGGAAAATGCGTACTACCATGATCCTTTCACTGGAGGCCTCACAGCAGGAAGTGGAACAGCTGGTGCTGGGAAACGAAACCGTACAAAAATGGGTGGAGGGTAAGACACCCAAAAAGATCATCTATGTAAAAAACAAGATGGTGAATATTGTAATCTGA
- a CDS encoding DUF3098 domain-containing protein: MATSNSNTPSMFSKSNYMWMLIGAVVMALGMFLMSGGKSDDPHVFDKNAVYSATRITVAPILIFIGLAIEIYAIFKKSSTEKN, encoded by the coding sequence ATGGCTACATCAAACAGCAATACTCCTTCCATGTTTTCAAAGTCCAATTATATGTGGATGCTTATCGGAGCTGTGGTAATGGCGTTGGGTATGTTTTTAATGTCGGGCGGAAAAAGCGACGACCCGCATGTGTTCGACAAGAACGCGGTCTACAGTGCTACCCGCATTACTGTTGCACCGATACTTATTTTTATCGGCCTGGCCATTGAGATCTATGCCATTTTTAAAAAATCATCGACGGAAAAAAACTAA